From Salarias fasciatus chromosome 5, fSalaFa1.1, whole genome shotgun sequence, a single genomic window includes:
- the rps10 gene encoding small ribosomal subunit protein eS10, protein MLMPKKNRIAIYELLFKEGVMVAKKDVHLAKHPELADKNVPNLHVMKAMQSLKSCGYVKEQFAWRHFYWYLTNEGIQYLRDFLHLPPEIVPATLRRQTRPETARPRPKGMEGERPARLNRGEADRDAYRRSAAPPGADKKAEAGAGAATEFQFRGGFGRGRGQQPQ, encoded by the exons ATGCTGATGCCCAAGAAGAATCGCATTGCAATCTACGAACTCCTCTTCAAAGAGGGAGTTATGGTGGCCAAGAAAGATGTCCACCTGGCCAAGCATCCCGAGCTTGCTGACAAGAATGTGCCCAACCTTCACGTGATGAAAGCGATGCAG tcTCTGAAGTCCTGTGGGTACGTCAAGGAGCAATTTGCCTGGCGCCATTTCTATTGGTACCTCACCAATGAGGGTATCCAGTACCTGAGAGACTTCCTCCACCTTCCCCCAGAGATCGTACCCGCCACCCTGCGCCGCCAGACCCGCCCTGAGACCGCAAGGCCCAGGCCCAAGG gaatggagggagagaggccgGCTCGTCTCAACCGTGGGGAGGCCGACAGAGATGCATACAGGCGATCTGCTGCTCCCC CCGGTGCAGACAAGAAAGCCGAGGCTGGTGCTGGAGCAGCCACAGAGTTCCAGTTT AGAGGTGGCTTTGGACGCGGCAGAGGACAGCAGCCTCAGtaa